One stretch of Candidatus Eremiobacteraceae bacterium DNA includes these proteins:
- a CDS encoding diguanylate cyclase, which yields MHVRMADVFARQRGGEAFAAVHRILSEQDVRRLTIATLDANESSPVRFEYHADLAEPMPEPLDAQTLAVALGCQQPTLLPTVEPIRRASVTNGSSTVGRLAHALVAPLWCGGRHVGFILAQADVAFSGDAADDVTMLSTLVAQHLTLLRDDAYREVQARSLSLLLETARVLAREFDLDELFRRFHTLIGRVMDASIFFAALRTEDEEALEIHYNAEFGRINNERIRMPTNTVSGEVMRTGRPVIIRQPEDWDRVRSVTLGDALNPASALIVPMKLADRVLGVLSVQSNRARAYSETDCDIFVAISEQLAVAIENSKNLLESTRRAEDLNLLVEVANAVSSELDLHRVFSKIHSQVKRVIDAPLFFVALDSGEGDSVRLEYLVEGEKVFEPEKFSTTGTIVGMVMAAGKPIRVRNAAERDQLTNQPIGSGPTTVQSVVAVPMIVGGKVIGAISAQSYEPGMYTERHMQLLGAIAEQSAVAVQNARLYEHARVLADHDPLTELFHHRGIQERLMVELKRAQRSDGRLALLMIDIDNFKHFNDTYGHPTGDRVLTTVASALRRIARETDVVGRYGGDEFCAILPDTDDDAAWTFAGRLIAEVNRRPFEIEEGRTVPIDLSIGVAVFPDDAERREDLIQAADASLYTKKRAAAAPTPPPEAIRMLEGNIGPFAGLVAAIANSGSYARTHMVDCNRLAAAFARVAGLDETDRDTLLQSAALLDLGEITIPRSVFGKPGRLTEDEYELVKTHTAVGANILRMMAGCEPVAEAVACHHERFDGSGYPEKLIGAKIPLVARVLAIIDSYVALTNDRPHRRAVSSEAALREIERQAGTAYDPALVKIFGRSLETLHGKDAAR from the coding sequence GTGCATGTCCGCATGGCCGACGTCTTCGCGCGTCAACGCGGCGGCGAAGCATTCGCCGCGGTGCATCGCATCCTGTCCGAGCAGGACGTCCGCCGTCTGACGATCGCGACGCTCGACGCGAACGAATCGAGCCCCGTCCGTTTCGAATATCACGCCGATCTCGCCGAGCCGATGCCGGAACCGCTCGACGCGCAGACGCTCGCCGTCGCGCTCGGGTGCCAGCAGCCGACGCTCTTGCCGACTGTCGAACCGATCCGCCGCGCATCCGTCACGAACGGTTCGAGCACCGTCGGCAGGCTCGCGCATGCGCTCGTCGCGCCGTTGTGGTGTGGCGGCCGGCACGTCGGATTCATCCTCGCGCAAGCGGACGTCGCATTCTCCGGCGACGCGGCCGACGACGTCACGATGCTGTCGACCCTCGTCGCACAACATCTGACGCTGCTGCGCGACGACGCGTATCGCGAAGTCCAAGCGCGCTCGCTGTCGCTGCTCCTCGAGACTGCACGCGTACTCGCGCGCGAGTTCGACCTCGATGAATTGTTCCGCCGCTTCCACACGCTCATCGGCCGCGTCATGGACGCGTCGATCTTCTTCGCCGCGCTTCGCACCGAAGATGAAGAGGCGCTCGAGATCCACTACAACGCCGAATTCGGCCGAATCAACAACGAGCGTATCCGCATGCCGACGAACACCGTATCCGGTGAGGTCATGCGCACCGGCCGGCCCGTCATCATCCGACAGCCCGAGGATTGGGATCGCGTCCGTTCGGTGACGCTCGGCGACGCGCTGAACCCTGCGTCGGCGCTCATCGTGCCGATGAAGCTCGCCGACCGCGTGCTTGGCGTCCTGTCCGTGCAGAGCAACCGCGCCCGGGCGTACAGCGAGACCGATTGCGACATCTTCGTCGCTATCTCGGAACAGCTCGCGGTCGCCATCGAGAATTCGAAGAACCTCTTGGAGAGCACGCGCCGCGCCGAGGACCTCAACCTGCTCGTCGAAGTCGCCAACGCGGTCTCATCGGAGCTCGATCTACACCGCGTCTTCTCGAAGATCCACAGCCAGGTGAAGCGCGTCATCGACGCGCCGCTGTTCTTCGTCGCGCTCGACAGCGGCGAAGGCGACTCGGTCCGCCTCGAGTACCTCGTCGAAGGCGAAAAGGTGTTCGAGCCCGAGAAATTCTCGACGACCGGTACGATCGTCGGCATGGTCATGGCCGCGGGCAAGCCGATCCGCGTCCGCAACGCCGCCGAACGCGACCAGCTGACGAACCAGCCGATCGGCTCGGGCCCGACGACCGTGCAGTCGGTCGTCGCGGTGCCGATGATCGTCGGCGGCAAAGTCATCGGCGCTATCTCTGCCCAGTCGTACGAGCCGGGCATGTATACCGAACGGCATATGCAGCTGCTCGGCGCGATCGCGGAGCAGTCGGCGGTCGCCGTTCAGAACGCGCGTCTCTACGAGCACGCGCGCGTCCTCGCCGATCACGACCCGCTCACCGAGCTTTTCCACCATCGCGGCATCCAAGAGCGTCTGATGGTCGAGCTCAAGCGCGCACAGCGGAGCGACGGGCGCCTCGCACTGCTCATGATCGACATCGATAACTTCAAGCATTTCAACGACACGTACGGCCACCCGACCGGCGATCGCGTCCTGACGACGGTGGCCAGCGCGCTGCGACGCATCGCTCGCGAGACCGACGTCGTCGGCCGCTACGGCGGTGACGAATTCTGCGCGATCCTCCCTGACACGGACGACGATGCCGCGTGGACGTTCGCGGGGCGCCTCATCGCCGAGGTGAACCGCCGTCCGTTCGAGATCGAAGAAGGGCGGACGGTGCCGATCGACCTCTCGATCGGCGTCGCGGTCTTCCCCGATGATGCGGAGCGCCGCGAAGATCTCATCCAAGCCGCCGATGCATCGCTCTACACGAAGAAGCGCGCGGCTGCGGCGCCGACCCCGCCGCCGGAAGCGATCAGAATGCTCGAGGGGAACATCGGTCCTTTCGCCGGGCTCGTCGCGGCGATCGCGAATAGCGGTTCGTACGCGCGGACGCACATGGTCGATTGCAACCGCTTGGCCGCGGCGTTCGCTCGCGTCGCCGGACTCGACGAGACCGATCGCGACACCCTGCTGCAATCAGCCGCTCTGCTCGACCTCGGCGAGATCACGATCCCGCGCTCGGTCTTCGGCAAGCCCGGCCGGCTGACGGAAGACGAGTACGAGCTTGTCAAGACGCACACGGCCGTCGGGGCGAACATCCTGCGGATGATGGCGGGTTGCGAGCCGGTCGCAGAAGCCGTCGCCTGCCACCACGAGCGCTTCGACGGCAGCGGCTATCCGGAAAAGCTCATCGGCGCGAAGATCCCGCTCGTGGCGCGGGTGCTCGCGATCATCGATTCGTACGTCGCGCTGACGAACGATCGTCCGCACAGGCGCGCGGTTTCATCGGAAGCCGCGTTGCGCGAGATCGAACGCCAAGCCGGCACCGCTTACGATCCGGCACTCGTCAAAATCTTCGGGCGCTCCCTCGAGACGCTTCACGGAAAAGACGCGGCAAGATAG
- a CDS encoding STAS domain-containing protein — MQTRDKFDSALRSIKMPATESSRSPVAIIDVGTRLDYRAAERMKRRFKQFAADGRHRHIVDLSQTSALDSAGLAGLISALRAVRDNGGSVDLVVKSGNVTRILELTSVTRAFRVHPSLQEALAAV; from the coding sequence ATGCAGACACGGGATAAATTCGATTCCGCACTTCGCAGCATCAAGATGCCTGCGACGGAATCGTCGCGTTCGCCGGTAGCGATCATCGACGTCGGAACGCGGCTCGACTATCGCGCGGCGGAGCGGATGAAGCGCCGTTTCAAGCAATTCGCGGCCGACGGCCGCCATCGCCACATCGTCGATCTATCGCAGACGAGTGCGCTCGACTCAGCCGGACTGGCCGGTTTGATCTCGGCGTTGCGCGCGGTCCGCGACAACGGCGGTTCGGTCGACCTCGTCGTCAAGTCCGGCAATGTCACGCGCATCCTCGAGCTCACCTCGGTCACGCGGGCGTTCAGGGTCCACCCTTCATTGCAAGAGGCGCTCGCCGCCGTCTAG
- a CDS encoding iron-containing alcohol dehydrogenase — MNAASNPVPAIAADLGFTHQSLPQRVVCKRGCRLDIADELALLGCSRAMFVTGPRAHGHPGAQEIKGALLPLLADEFLEVDPRMPTSLVASFASRVDAAGADVVVAFGGGATIDLAKAGARATGQLRGGANEVPAVVAIPSTLVGAELTAVPGGSARTVLYDPEVLARAGLSSVLASGAAALSHGAEALYRRGDPLVETSASEAIYRLADALPRFRDDPEDLLAAQSLFHGAYLAAFAMSRSQMGLAHGIARTISARTPVSYSVAHAIVLPHALRYNRSVLGDRIALAGRALGAAYRSEPDDDAAVKTCNALERLVRALGLPGRLSDAGIEEGALLSLAEAALANPCMMTNPKRIDSAGQILSVLRAAF; from the coding sequence ATGAACGCTGCTAGCAATCCCGTGCCCGCCATCGCCGCAGATCTCGGATTCACCCATCAATCGCTTCCGCAACGGGTCGTCTGCAAACGAGGCTGTCGCCTCGATATCGCGGACGAACTCGCGTTGCTCGGATGCTCGCGGGCGATGTTCGTCACCGGGCCTCGGGCCCACGGCCATCCTGGCGCGCAGGAGATCAAGGGCGCGCTGCTCCCGCTGCTTGCGGACGAGTTCCTCGAAGTCGATCCGCGAATGCCGACGTCGCTCGTCGCATCGTTCGCATCGCGGGTCGATGCGGCGGGCGCCGATGTCGTCGTCGCCTTCGGCGGTGGTGCGACGATCGATCTTGCGAAAGCGGGTGCGCGCGCGACCGGGCAACTGCGCGGAGGTGCGAACGAGGTGCCTGCGGTCGTGGCGATACCGTCGACGCTCGTCGGCGCCGAACTCACCGCCGTACCGGGCGGGAGCGCTCGGACCGTCTTGTACGACCCCGAAGTGCTGGCGCGAGCCGGCCTTTCTTCTGTTCTCGCGAGCGGTGCGGCAGCGCTGTCGCACGGCGCAGAGGCGCTGTATCGGCGCGGCGATCCGCTCGTCGAGACCTCGGCGTCGGAAGCGATCTATCGTCTGGCCGACGCGTTGCCGCGTTTCCGCGACGACCCTGAGGATCTGCTGGCGGCGCAAAGCTTGTTCCACGGGGCGTATCTCGCGGCGTTCGCAATGTCGCGGTCGCAGATGGGTTTGGCCCACGGGATCGCGCGGACGATCAGCGCGCGCACGCCGGTCTCGTATTCCGTCGCGCATGCGATCGTGTTGCCGCACGCACTGCGCTACAATCGCTCGGTGCTAGGCGATCGGATCGCGCTTGCCGGCCGCGCCCTTGGCGCCGCGTATCGAAGCGAGCCCGACGACGACGCGGCGGTCAAGACGTGCAATGCGCTCGAGCGGCTCGTGCGCGCTTTAGGATTGCCGGGGCGCCTAAGCGACGCCGGCATCGAAGAGGGCGCGCTATTGTCGCTCGCAGAGGCCGCGCTTGCGAACCCGTGCATGATGACGAACCCGAAACGGATCGACAGCGCAGGCCAGATCCTGTCGGTCCTCCGCGCCGCCTTCTAA
- a CDS encoding MBL fold metallo-hydrolase gives MPANLVIETFPVGPLMCNCVIVGDDVTKTAIVVDPGDEIERVTAVLDRRGFKVAAIVATHAHIDHVGGFGDLKRLTGAKVLLHEADAPLYDELAMQAQWLGIDPPSMTKLDGTLDEKAGLSLGAVTFDVRHTPGHSPGSVSLVLPESTPIVLSGDTLFAGSIGRTDLWGGSFEEIITSIKSKLLTLPDETIVIPGHGPRTTIGTERKANPFL, from the coding sequence ATGCCCGCCAATCTCGTCATCGAGACGTTTCCGGTCGGTCCGCTGATGTGCAACTGCGTGATCGTAGGCGATGACGTGACGAAGACGGCCATCGTCGTCGATCCGGGAGATGAGATCGAGCGCGTGACCGCTGTGCTCGACCGCCGCGGGTTCAAAGTGGCGGCGATCGTCGCAACACACGCGCACATCGACCATGTCGGCGGCTTCGGCGACCTCAAGCGGTTGACCGGCGCGAAAGTGCTCCTCCATGAAGCCGACGCGCCGCTTTACGACGAGCTCGCGATGCAAGCGCAGTGGCTTGGCATCGATCCGCCCTCGATGACGAAGCTCGACGGAACGCTCGACGAGAAAGCCGGCCTCTCACTCGGGGCCGTGACCTTCGACGTGCGCCATACCCCTGGACATTCGCCGGGCAGCGTCTCGCTCGTGCTGCCCGAGAGCACGCCGATCGTGCTGTCGGGCGACACGCTATTCGCGGGCAGCATCGGACGGACGGACTTGTGGGGCGGATCGTTCGAGGAGATCATCACTTCGATCAAGTCGAAACTCTTGACGCTGCCGGATGAAACGATCGTCATACCCGGGCACGGCCCTCGCACGACGATCGGCACGGAGCGCAAAGCGAATCCATTCCTGTAG
- a CDS encoding acyl-CoA reductase yields MRDSEWSSAVVEAALGDVLFDLDDERSQTLAVERPREDERPVLVILPGNIIGPAIASAYCAAAAGANVILKSPGSERKIAPIIAEQFDTLGKPLAGTIDARYWKGGDFEIEPALFQSVRKIIAFGSDEALDQIERRAPVPLRGYGTSYSVGFVSADTDLASAASCAARDVAMFDQRGCMSPRTIYVEGDEGRSLLFARALEAEMRNVRQTLPRGRIAHDEAAAIAMSIRKLSVNALAPKTHGLDTLIVGPDEGGVPGFVIVVEPDGPPTTEGFSRIVSVKPCGNIDTIVAIAMTATIKLESLGVCGVVTSAQRERLLAAGFLRVCRLGEMQRPPFGYRPTVEDFR; encoded by the coding sequence TTGCGCGACTCGGAGTGGTCGTCGGCCGTCGTGGAGGCAGCGCTCGGCGATGTCTTATTCGACCTCGACGACGAGCGCTCGCAAACGCTGGCAGTGGAACGGCCACGCGAAGATGAGCGACCGGTTCTCGTCATCCTGCCGGGCAACATCATCGGTCCGGCGATCGCGTCGGCCTACTGCGCTGCGGCGGCGGGCGCGAACGTCATCCTGAAGTCGCCTGGAAGTGAGAGGAAGATCGCGCCGATCATCGCCGAGCAATTCGATACGCTCGGCAAGCCGCTCGCCGGCACGATCGACGCGCGATATTGGAAGGGTGGCGATTTCGAGATCGAGCCGGCTTTGTTCCAATCGGTCAGAAAGATCATCGCGTTCGGCTCGGACGAGGCGCTCGACCAAATCGAACGACGCGCGCCGGTCCCTCTCCGCGGCTACGGTACATCATATTCCGTAGGCTTCGTCTCTGCGGACACTGATCTGGCGAGCGCCGCTTCCTGTGCGGCGCGCGACGTCGCGATGTTCGACCAGCGCGGCTGCATGTCACCGCGGACGATTTACGTCGAGGGTGATGAAGGACGCTCGTTGTTGTTCGCTCGCGCACTCGAAGCCGAGATGCGGAACGTCCGGCAGACATTGCCGCGAGGGCGGATAGCGCACGACGAAGCCGCGGCGATCGCGATGTCAATCCGCAAGTTGTCGGTGAACGCCCTCGCGCCGAAGACGCACGGGCTCGACACACTCATCGTCGGCCCGGACGAGGGCGGCGTGCCGGGCTTCGTAATCGTCGTGGAACCGGATGGTCCGCCGACCACCGAGGGCTTCTCGCGCATCGTCTCTGTCAAACCGTGCGGGAACATCGATACAATCGTAGCCATCGCGATGACGGCAACGATCAAGCTCGAGTCACTTGGAGTGTGCGGCGTCGTCACTTCCGCTCAGCGCGAACGCCTCCTCGCCGCCGGCTTCCTACGCGTGTGCCGGCTTGGCGAGATGCAGCGTCCGCCGTTCGGCTACCGGCCGACCGTTGAGGATTTCAGATGA
- a CDS encoding aspartate aminotransferase family protein encodes MTGRDLAKIVVTPPGPKSRALTRDLQAVESRNITFVSDDFPVFFEAGAGANLQDADGNVYVDLSGAFAVAAAGHSDPDIAEALGDQAKRLMHGMGDVHPNSLKVELARRLCALTPGDGPKRVIFSSSGAEAIESAIKTAAIASGKPGVLCFTGAYHGLTYGALEVTDRSIFRAPFVRQLGGFSTRVPYAYCHRCPIGLHYPGCSIECLRLVEHALDGPDGADVGAIIVEPIQARGGDVVPPNEWLRGLRALCDRRGLLFIADEIYAGFGRTGKWFACDHAGVVPDLICVGKGMSSGFPISACVGSADLMDRWPPSSGEAIHTSTFLGNPMGCAAALASIRQLHDKRLVERAATLGAGLAQRLEALRARSEGRIADVRGRGLMWGLECVDERGEPDGALAGAIVVGVLRRGVVMLASGPAGSVLQLAPPLVITDEQLRFGVDEIESALVQTR; translated from the coding sequence ATGACCGGCCGCGACCTCGCGAAGATCGTCGTGACGCCTCCCGGTCCGAAGAGCCGGGCGCTCACGCGCGACCTCCAGGCGGTCGAGAGCCGGAACATCACCTTCGTGTCCGACGATTTTCCCGTCTTCTTCGAAGCCGGCGCGGGCGCGAATCTCCAAGACGCGGACGGCAACGTCTACGTCGATCTGTCGGGCGCGTTTGCCGTCGCAGCTGCCGGGCACAGCGACCCGGATATCGCCGAAGCGCTCGGAGATCAAGCGAAGCGGCTCATGCACGGCATGGGCGACGTTCACCCGAACAGCCTCAAGGTCGAACTTGCGAGACGGCTGTGCGCGCTCACGCCGGGCGACGGGCCCAAGCGGGTCATCTTCTCTTCCTCGGGCGCCGAAGCGATCGAATCGGCCATCAAGACGGCCGCGATCGCGAGCGGCAAGCCGGGCGTCCTTTGCTTTACCGGCGCCTACCATGGTCTCACGTACGGCGCGCTCGAAGTGACCGATCGGAGCATCTTCCGCGCGCCGTTCGTCCGACAGCTCGGCGGTTTCTCGACGCGCGTGCCGTACGCGTACTGCCATCGCTGCCCGATCGGCCTTCATTATCCCGGCTGTTCGATCGAGTGCTTGCGGCTGGTCGAGCACGCCCTCGATGGACCCGACGGCGCCGACGTCGGCGCGATCATCGTCGAGCCGATCCAAGCGCGCGGCGGCGACGTCGTGCCTCCGAACGAGTGGCTTCGAGGTCTGCGAGCGCTCTGCGATAGGCGCGGTCTGCTCTTCATCGCAGATGAGATCTACGCAGGCTTCGGTCGCACCGGGAAATGGTTCGCCTGCGATCACGCCGGCGTCGTCCCCGACCTCATCTGCGTCGGCAAGGGGATGTCGTCCGGATTCCCGATCTCCGCGTGCGTCGGCAGCGCGGATCTCATGGATCGTTGGCCCCCATCGTCGGGCGAGGCCATCCATACGTCGACGTTCCTCGGCAATCCGATGGGCTGCGCCGCAGCCCTCGCTTCGATCAGGCAGCTGCACGACAAGCGGCTCGTCGAGCGTGCTGCGACACTCGGAGCGGGGTTGGCACAGCGGCTCGAAGCTCTTCGCGCAAGATCGGAGGGCCGTATCGCTGATGTCCGCGGTCGCGGTCTCATGTGGGGCCTCGAGTGCGTCGACGAAAGAGGCGAGCCCGACGGAGCGCTTGCCGGCGCGATCGTCGTCGGCGTCTTGCGACGCGGCGTCGTGATGCTGGCGTCTGGTCCCGCGGGCAGCGTGCTCCAGCTTGCTCCGCCGCTCGTCATCACGGACGAGCAGTTGCGGTTCGGTGTCGACGAAATCGAGTCGGCGCTGGTTCAAACCCGCTAA
- a CDS encoding MFS transporter, with protein sequence MPVDASLDSTTLDPAPPLRSRFGALAYREFRLLWSGLVISNTGSWMQYLAQGWLVVELAASASQGALYLGLVGLVRAVPVLLLSGVAGTLADRMDRRRILVVAQCVMGGSALVLGLLTQFGVVRIWEVMIVAAFSSAGAAFDAPTRQSLVPLIVHKRDLMNAIGLNSAAFNGPAIIGPALAGVLVASIGVVPCFYINAASYVAVLIAVGMMSPKPPVEGVHRPGIWHEMLAGVRYMRSSTPLMGIMVLSTIVAIVARPYIQLLPAFAKGVIGGGPGTLGILGSAAGAGALVGSITTAFIGLKRHRGRVLIGAALCAGLALALFASTRSELTASIALILLGSTIMLFMGMANTLLQTYTRIDMRGRVMALYTMTFLGLMPLGTWVLGSVASVSSLPVAFTFAGLGIVVVALVWGYRAVELRALD encoded by the coding sequence ATGCCCGTCGACGCGTCCCTAGACTCCACCACACTTGATCCCGCCCCACCACTTCGCTCCAGATTCGGCGCCCTCGCGTACCGCGAATTCCGGCTGCTCTGGTCGGGTCTTGTCATCTCGAACACCGGCTCGTGGATGCAGTACTTGGCGCAAGGCTGGCTCGTCGTCGAGTTGGCGGCGAGCGCCAGCCAAGGCGCTTTGTATCTCGGTCTCGTCGGCCTCGTCAGGGCCGTCCCGGTGCTCCTCCTGTCAGGCGTTGCGGGCACGCTTGCGGACCGCATGGACCGTCGGCGGATCCTCGTGGTCGCTCAATGCGTCATGGGAGGCAGCGCGCTCGTCCTCGGCCTGCTCACGCAGTTCGGCGTCGTGCGGATATGGGAGGTTATGATCGTTGCGGCCTTCTCGTCCGCCGGCGCCGCGTTCGACGCGCCGACGCGTCAGTCGCTCGTGCCGCTCATCGTCCATAAGCGCGACCTCATGAACGCGATCGGCCTCAACTCAGCGGCGTTCAACGGACCGGCGATCATCGGCCCGGCGCTCGCAGGCGTTCTCGTCGCATCGATCGGCGTCGTACCGTGCTTCTATATCAATGCGGCGTCGTACGTCGCGGTGCTCATCGCCGTCGGTATGATGTCGCCGAAACCACCCGTCGAAGGCGTCCATCGGCCGGGGATCTGGCACGAGATGCTCGCCGGCGTCAGGTACATGCGCAGCAGCACGCCGCTCATGGGCATCATGGTCCTCTCGACGATCGTCGCGATCGTCGCGCGCCCGTATATCCAGTTGCTGCCGGCGTTCGCAAAGGGCGTCATCGGCGGGGGGCCGGGCACGCTCGGAATCCTCGGAAGCGCGGCCGGAGCCGGAGCGCTGGTGGGATCGATCACCACGGCATTCATCGGATTGAAGCGCCATCGCGGTCGAGTTCTCATAGGCGCAGCGCTTTGCGCCGGTCTCGCTCTCGCGCTATTCGCGAGCACGCGCAGCGAGCTGACCGCGTCGATCGCGCTCATCTTGCTCGGCTCGACGATCATGCTCTTCATGGGGATGGCGAACACGCTGTTGCAGACGTACACGCGCATCGACATGCGCGGGCGCGTCATGGCGCTTTACACGATGACGTTCCTCGGTCTCATGCCGCTCGGTACGTGGGTGCTCGGTTCGGTCGCGAGCGTTTCGTCATTGCCGGTCGCTTTCACGTTCGCAGGTTTGGGGATCGTCGTCGTCGCGCTCGTGTGGGGTTATCGAGCGGTCGAACTGCGCGCCCTCGACTAG